In a genomic window of Gigantopelta aegis isolate Gae_Host chromosome 9, Gae_host_genome, whole genome shotgun sequence:
- the LOC121381801 gene encoding bifunctional peptidase and (3S)-lysyl hydroxylase Jmjd7-like, whose protein sequence is MPTEKVYHGQVTIENLVNFLNNNCHMYRNSDGSLTVQGMHHEYILQNLFRVENVSDLNMARLIKIQIEDEESKLAKKDLTYKEQIGSSETCKPDEVSKLKSKSKMLFQHETHLPIPQCEKIPLPSRSEFFNEFLSLSKPVIIQGAMSDWAAFKKWTNKFLRKKFGNRTVHVKLTPGGEYEGVEKTSLWENFKAFKIPPSVFRQLHFPDLVVVRPATQNVKFSEFMDIVESVSTGKLRNVSAYLEYTSVDQYMPELKKDLKEMPFFTDLLELKHLNMWLSDGNTLGKTHFDPFDNFLCQISGQKQVILYSPHDGEKMYEGHIPEAILSVNRHNYTFRRKTLLDSTSMVMSPVDIVSPDLQKFPRFADARPSELHNKRRRGLWLTLHANAFWWHEVQSRP, encoded by the exons atgcCTACAGAAAAGGTGTATCATGGACAAGTAACAATAGAAAACTTAGTTAATTTCTTAAACAATAATTGTCATATGTACAGAAATTCTGATGGATCACTAACAGTACAGGGGATGCATCATGAATATATATTGCAGAATTTATTTCGAGTTGAAAATGTTTCTGATTTGAACATGGCAAggttaataaaaattcaaatagaAGATGAGGAAAGCAAGCTTGCAAAGAAAGACTTGACATATAAAGAACAAATAGGTTCATCAGAAACATGTAAACCAGATGAAGtatcaaaattaaaatcaaaatcaaagatGTTGTTTCAGCATGAAACCCATCTTCCTATCCCACAATGTGAAAAAATACCACTGCCGTCGAGATCGGAGTTTTTCAATGAATTCTTGTCCCTCTCAAAGCCGGTAATCATCCAAGGTGCCATGAGTGATTGGGCAGCTTTTAAGAAGTGGACAAATAAATTTCTTCGTAAAAAGTTTGGAAATCGAACCGTTCATGTTAAACTGACGCCAGGTGGAGAGTACGAAGGCGTAGAGAAGACGTCTCTGTGGGAGAACTTTAAAGCATTTAAAATCCCTCCATCGGTGTTTCGACAGCTTCACTTCCCAGATCTGGTCGTTGTCAGGCCAGCTACTCAAAATGTGAAATTTTCTGAATTTATGGACATCGTAGAATCTGTCTCAACAGGCAAGCTGAGAAATGTGTCGGCCTATCTGGAATACACGTCGGTAGACCAGTATATGCCCGAACTGAAGAAAGACCTCAAGGAAATGCCATTCTTCACTGACTTGCTGGAACTGAAACATCTTAACATGTGGCTCAGTGATGGTAACACTCTGGGCAAAACACACTTTGacccatttgataattttctctGCCAA ATAAGTGGTCAGAAGCAAGTTATTCTGTACAGTCCCCATGACGGAGAAAAGATGTATGAAGGCCACATCCCTGAGGCTATTCTGTCGGTGAACCGACATAACTACACGTTCCGCAGAAAGACTCTGCTCGACAGTACGTCCATGGTTATGTCCCCTGTTGACATCGTCTCTCCCGATTTGCAA AAATTCCCCCGGTTTGCCGATGCCCGACCCTCTGAACTGCACAATAAACGAAGGCGAGGTTTGTGGTTGACTCTTCATGCCAATGCATTCTGGTGGCACGAGGTTCAGTCTCGACCCTAA
- the LOC121381308 gene encoding muscle LIM protein 1-like encodes MPFKPADNPKCPKCGKSVYAAEERLAGGFKWHKMCFKCDMCNKMVDSTNAATHEAHLYCKQCHGKKFGPKGYGFGGGAGALSMDTGERLGNKECEMSNKPSMAGVGGGSSGIGPKCPRCGNAVYDAERAIGINTPWHKSCFKCKNCGKAVDSSTAAFHDEEVYDKNCYHKLFGPHGKI; translated from the exons ATGCCGTTCAAACCAGCGGACAACCCCAAGTGTCCGAAATGCGGCAAGTCAGTGTACGCCGCCGAGGAGAGGCTGGCCGGTGGCTTCAAGTGGCATAAGATGTGCTTCAAGTGTG ACATGTGTAACAAGATGGTGGACAGCACGAACGCCGCCACTCACGAGGCCCACCTGTACTGCAAGCAGTGTCACGGCAAGAAGTTCGGACCCAAGGGTTACGGGTTCGGCGGTGGGGCGGGCGCACTCAGCATGGACACCGGCGAGAGGCTAGGAAACAAGGAATGTGAAATGAG cAATAAGCCATCCATGGCCGGTGTTGGGGGAGGATCCTCCGGAATTGGCCCAAAATGTCCCCGATGTGGAAATGCCGTGTATGATGCGGAACGGGCAATCGGAATCAACACT CCGTGGCACAAGAGTTGTTTCAAGTGTAAGAACTGTGGCAAGGCCGTCGACTCCAGCACCGCGGCCTTCCATGACGAGGAGGTGTACGACAAAA aCTGCTATCACAAACTGTTCGGGCCTCACGGAAAGATATAA